In Magnetovibrio sp., the following proteins share a genomic window:
- a CDS encoding glutathione S-transferase, producing the protein MSTASLPILYSFRRCPYAMRARMALFASGQAYVLREVVLRDKPPQMLALSAKGTVPVLVLSDGRVIDESLDVMRWALARNDPHGWLDAPADQTNALIARCDTDFKTHLDRYKYASRYDGGDPLAHRTAGIQFIQQLEDRLSATAYLFGARRSLADIAIAPFVRQFALADWDWFFAAPYPHVHRWLNNFIASDLFVGVMAKFDPWRPGDTEIIITPGT; encoded by the coding sequence ATGAGCACCGCGTCTTTACCCATCCTCTATAGTTTTCGCCGTTGCCCTTACGCTATGCGGGCGCGCATGGCGCTGTTCGCAAGCGGCCAGGCGTACGTTTTGCGCGAAGTGGTTCTGCGCGATAAACCGCCGCAGATGCTCGCGCTTTCCGCCAAGGGCACCGTGCCGGTGCTGGTGTTGAGCGACGGCCGGGTGATCGACGAAAGCCTCGATGTCATGCGGTGGGCGCTGGCGCGCAACGACCCTCACGGCTGGCTGGATGCGCCTGCAGATCAAACGAACGCGCTGATCGCGCGGTGCGACACGGACTTCAAAACCCATCTGGATCGTTACAAATACGCCAGCCGCTATGACGGGGGCGATCCGCTCGCCCACCGAACGGCGGGAATCCAATTCATTCAGCAGTTGGAAGACAGATTGAGCGCAACAGCGTATCTGTTCGGCGCCCGTCGGTCTCTTGCCGACATCGCCATCGCGCCGTTTGTGCGTCAATTCGCCCTGGCCGATTGGGATTGGTTTTTCGCCGCGCCGTATCCGCACGTACACCGTTGGCTCAACAATTTCATAGCAAGCGATTTATTTGTCGGCGTGATGGCCAAATTCGATCCTTGGCGGCCCGGCGACACCGAAATCATCATCACCCCCGGCACTTAA
- a CDS encoding response regulator, producing MKSKTILCVDDDKLLLGLVRVVVEDLGARFIGAEDGEACLTVMQNLEPDLLILDVQMEGMSGVDLLERIRQAHPRLKSKVIFLTAQKSLKTIEKTTELGSTTYILKPIDPHRLHARIREVLSPTVNSDG from the coding sequence GTGAAAAGCAAAACAATACTTTGTGTTGATGACGATAAACTGCTCCTGGGTTTGGTTCGGGTGGTGGTTGAAGACCTCGGCGCACGCTTTATCGGGGCGGAAGATGGCGAGGCCTGCTTGACAGTAATGCAAAACCTGGAACCGGATTTGCTGATATTGGATGTTCAGATGGAGGGCATGTCCGGTGTGGACTTGCTTGAACGCATCCGCCAAGCGCATCCGCGCCTAAAGTCCAAGGTGATCTTTCTCACCGCGCAAAAAAGCCTGAAGACAATCGAAAAAACCACCGAGCTCGGCAGCACCACCTACATCCTCAAACCCATCGACCCCCACAGGCTGCATGCACGCATTCGCGAGGTCCTAAGTCCCACCGTGAATTCCGACGGTTGA
- a CDS encoding [protein-PII] uridylyltransferase produces MRLKIKNPRGVICRKTFMAELCSVAHGGDVKKPKTRSAVLKLFKDALESGRTEIRRRFESGGATGARTLREGAFLLDQLIRTLHEFTITHVYAMRDEDMSLIATGGYGRAEISPHSDLDLMFLLPKKAHPSTTDAVEWMLYMLWDLGLKVGHATRTVEEAVRLAKTDITISTSLLEARWISGDHELFTLFEARFEKDVIQGSEAEFVKAKLEERDERHERMGDSRYVLEPNIKDGKGGLRDLQTLFWIAKFLYRVDDITGLVEKGVLNKADARRFNTAQKFLWTVRCHLHYLADRPDETISFNVQNDLAKRMGYTARAGVSAVERFMKHYFLVAKDVGDLTRVICAVLEHQHTKRSLISLPSFNFRKRKMPGFKVDGGRLTVEHDKVFKQDPVNLLRLFAEAEKYDLDIHPQALRLVQRDLKCINAKVRKDPQANELFLDMLTSPKGPKRALVRLNESGVFGRFMPDFGRVVAQMQYDMYHVYTVDEHTIRAIDILSEIERGLLAEDHPLSSEVIKDVQSRRVLYVAVLLHDIAKGRGGDHSVIGAEVAKKLCPQFGLNDWETETVAWLVLHHLDMNRNAYKRDLDDPKTIKDFVELVQSPERLRLLLILTVADTRAVGPNVWNGWKASLLRELYYSAQELMTGGLPTQRREARADRVRKKLIDKLAHWPSEDVDWYLAQGHANYFLSYGADDLAHHAEIVRNAHNSETKLYLETRAVERIDVTEVLIHTLDHPGLFASIAGAMSLSGANIVDAKITTFGNGMALDTFWVQNVEGHAFTGADKLKRLKQRIEDALTGRLRPERELAAERSRQLPSRTRVFEVPPRVLVNNEASTSATVIEVNGRNRQGFLHDVTRALTDFGLQITSAHISTYGERVVDVFYVRDVFGLKIDSETKIKGLRKVLLKAIGTSRGDPIQEDDVGG; encoded by the coding sequence ATGCGTTTGAAGATCAAAAATCCGCGCGGCGTGATCTGCCGAAAAACCTTCATGGCGGAGCTCTGTAGCGTCGCCCACGGCGGCGACGTCAAAAAGCCCAAAACCCGCAGCGCGGTTCTCAAACTGTTCAAGGACGCATTGGAAAGTGGCCGCACGGAAATTCGGCGGCGCTTCGAGAGCGGTGGGGCCACCGGCGCGCGGACCCTGCGCGAAGGGGCGTTCTTGCTCGATCAATTGATCCGCACTCTGCACGAATTCACCATCACGCACGTCTATGCCATGAGGGACGAAGACATGTCCCTGATCGCCACCGGCGGCTACGGGCGGGCGGAAATTTCGCCGCATTCCGATTTGGACCTGATGTTCTTGCTGCCCAAAAAAGCCCATCCATCCACCACTGACGCGGTGGAATGGATGCTCTACATGTTGTGGGACTTGGGCCTTAAGGTCGGCCATGCCACCCGCACCGTGGAGGAAGCTGTGCGTCTGGCTAAAACCGACATCACCATTTCCACCAGCTTGCTGGAAGCGCGTTGGATCAGCGGCGATCACGAGCTGTTCACGTTGTTTGAAGCACGGTTCGAAAAAGACGTCATCCAGGGCAGCGAGGCGGAATTCGTCAAAGCCAAGCTGGAAGAACGTGACGAACGTCACGAACGCATGGGCGATTCGCGCTATGTGTTGGAACCCAACATCAAGGACGGCAAAGGCGGGCTGCGCGATTTACAGACGTTGTTTTGGATTGCCAAGTTTCTCTATCGGGTCGACGACATCACCGGACTGGTGGAAAAAGGCGTACTGAACAAAGCCGACGCGCGGCGCTTCAACACCGCGCAAAAGTTTCTGTGGACGGTGCGCTGCCATCTGCATTATCTCGCCGATCGACCCGACGAAACCATCAGCTTCAATGTGCAAAACGACCTCGCCAAGCGCATGGGTTATACCGCCCGCGCCGGCGTCAGCGCGGTCGAAAGGTTCATGAAGCATTATTTCCTCGTCGCCAAGGACGTCGGCGATTTGACCCGCGTGATCTGCGCGGTGCTGGAACATCAACACACCAAACGGTCGCTGATCTCGTTGCCGTCGTTCAATTTCCGCAAACGTAAAATGCCCGGCTTCAAGGTCGACGGCGGGCGCTTGACGGTCGAGCACGACAAGGTCTTCAAGCAAGACCCGGTGAATTTGCTGCGGCTTTTCGCGGAAGCCGAAAAATACGACCTGGATATCCACCCCCAAGCCCTGCGACTGGTGCAGCGCGACCTCAAATGCATCAACGCGAAGGTGCGCAAAGACCCACAGGCCAACGAGCTGTTTCTCGACATGTTGACGTCGCCCAAGGGACCCAAGCGGGCATTGGTGCGGCTCAACGAATCGGGGGTATTCGGGCGCTTCATGCCCGATTTCGGCCGCGTGGTGGCGCAGATGCAATACGACATGTATCACGTCTACACGGTCGACGAGCACACCATCCGTGCCATCGACATTCTCAGCGAGATTGAGCGCGGCTTGCTGGCCGAGGACCATCCGTTGAGCAGCGAAGTGATCAAGGACGTGCAGTCGCGCCGGGTGCTGTACGTGGCGGTTCTGTTGCACGACATCGCCAAAGGCCGGGGCGGCGACCATTCGGTGATCGGTGCGGAAGTCGCCAAGAAACTCTGTCCGCAATTCGGTCTCAACGATTGGGAAACGGAAACGGTGGCGTGGCTGGTGCTGCACCATCTGGATATGAACCGCAACGCCTACAAACGCGACCTCGACGACCCCAAAACCATCAAGGATTTTGTCGAGCTGGTGCAATCACCGGAACGCCTGCGCCTGTTGTTGATCTTGACCGTTGCCGATACCCGCGCGGTCGGCCCCAATGTGTGGAACGGCTGGAAGGCCTCTTTGCTGCGCGAGCTCTATTACAGCGCCCAGGAACTGATGACCGGTGGCTTGCCGACCCAACGCCGCGAGGCGCGCGCCGACCGGGTGCGCAAAAAACTTATCGACAAGCTGGCACATTGGCCGTCCGAAGACGTGGATTGGTATCTTGCCCAAGGTCACGCCAACTATTTTCTGTCTTATGGTGCAGACGATTTGGCGCACCATGCCGAGATCGTGCGCAATGCGCACAATTCGGAAACCAAGCTGTATCTGGAAACCCGTGCAGTGGAACGCATCGACGTGACCGAAGTGCTGATCCATACGCTCGATCATCCGGGGCTGTTCGCCTCCATCGCCGGGGCGATGTCGTTGTCGGGCGCGAACATCGTCGATGCGAAAATCACCACCTTCGGCAACGGCATGGCGCTGGATACGTTCTGGGTGCAAAACGTCGAGGGTCACGCGTTCACCGGTGCAGATAAGCTCAAGCGCCTGAAACAGCGCATCGAAGACGCGCTGACCGGCCGTTTGCGGCCCGAACGGGAACTGGCGGCGGAACGCAGCCGCCAATTGCCGTCACGCACCCGGGTGTTCGAAGTGCCGCCACGGGTGCTGGTCAACAACGAGGCCTCAACATCGGCGACGGTGATCGAAGTCAACGGTCGCAACCGTCAGGGCTTCTTGCACGACGTCACCCGCGCGCTCACGGATTTTGGATTGCAGATCACTTCCGCGCATATTTCGACCTACGGCGAACGCGTGGTCGACGTGTTTTACGTCCGCGACGTGTTTGGACTGAAGATCGATTCCGAAACCAAGATCAAGGGCCTGCGAAAAGTATTGCTGAAAGCCATCGGCACGTCGCGGGGCGACCCGATTCAGGAAGACGACGTGGGGGGCTGA